One genomic region from Ovis canadensis isolate MfBH-ARS-UI-01 breed Bighorn chromosome 24, ARS-UI_OviCan_v2, whole genome shotgun sequence encodes:
- the LOC138429420 gene encoding apoptosis-associated speck-like protein containing a CARD, with translation MGCTRDAILDALENLTADEFKKFKMKLLSVPLREGYGRIPRGTLMPLDAVDLTDKLVSYYLEAYGAELTALVLRDMGMQEVAEQLQETMMSKGARNVTAEVKAPLQKIAKPGLHFVEQHRAALIARVTVVDEVLDALYGKVLTEDQYQAVRAERTSSDKMRKLFSFVPAWNMTCKDLLLQALRETQPYLVDDLEQS, from the exons ATGGGGTGCACACGCGATGCCATCCTGGATGCTCTAGAGAACTTGACCGCGGACGAGTTCAAAAAGTTCAAGATGAAGCTGCTTTCAGTGCCGCTGCGGGAAGGCTATGGACGCATCCCCCGGGGGACCCTGATGCCCCTGGACGCCGTGGACCTTACCGACAAGCTCGTCAGTTACTATCTGGAGGCGTACGGTGCCGAGCTCACGGCGCTCGTGCTTCGCGACATGGGCATGCAGGAGGTAGCGGAGCAGCTGCAGGAGACCATGATGAGCAAGG GTGCTAGAAACGTGACAGCCGAGGTCAAGGCCCCTCTCCAGAAGATAGCCAAGCCAG GACTGCACTTTGTGGAACAGCATCGGGCGGCTCTCATTGCACGGGTCACAGTCGTGGATGAGGTGCTGGATGCCCTGTACGGGAAGGTCCTGACAGAGGACCAGTACCAGGCAGTGCGGGCAGAGCGCACCAGTTCGGATAAGATGAGGAAGCTCTTCAGCTTCGTTCCAGCCTGGAACATGACCTGCAAGGATCTGCTCCTCCAGGCGCTGAGGGAGACCCAGCCCTACCTGGTGGACGAcctggagcagagctga